The following are from one region of the Corylus avellana chromosome ca1, CavTom2PMs-1.0 genome:
- the LOC132164203 gene encoding probable calcium-binding protein CML18 encodes MSGKQPAKLDDEQLAELRDIFRSFDCNKDGSLTQLELGSLLRSLGLKPSPEQLEALIQTADKNSNGLIEFSEFVTLVEPDLVPAKSPYTEEQLRQIFRMFDRDGNGFITAAELAHSMAKLGHALTAEELTGMIKEADTDGDGCISFQEFSRAISSAAFDNSWA; translated from the coding sequence ATGAGCGGGAAACAGCCGGCGAAGCTCGACGACGAGCAGCTCGCCGAATTACGCGACATTTTCCGATCGTTTGATTGCAATAAGGACGGGAGCTTGACTCAACTAGAGCTCGGGTCGCTGCTCCGATCACTCGGCCTAAAACCAAGCCCGGAGCAGCTGGAGGCGTTGATACAAACGGCCGATAAGAACAGCAACGGGCTGATCGAGTTCTCGGAGTTTGTGACGCTCGTGGAGCCTGATCTTGTGCCGGCGAAGAGCCCCTACACAGAGGAGCAGCTGAGGCAGATATTTCGTATGTTTGATAGGGACGGAAATGGGTTTATCACGGCGGCGGAGCTGGCGCACTCGATGGCCAAGTTGGGCCACGCGCTTACGGCGGAGGAGCTGACGGGGATGATCAAGGAGGCGGACACGGATGGCGATGGGTGTATCAGTTTTCAGGAGTTTTCTCGGGCGATTTCCTCGGCTGCGTTTGACAATTCTTGGGCTTGA
- the LOC132167750 gene encoding uncharacterized protein LOC132167750, whose amino-acid sequence MVIPAASSNTTFSSTEMDSSSPFFLHHGDSPGAMIVSQQLNGENYNSWKRAMMMALSAKNKLDFVNGTLSKPSNLADSTGLAWTRCNNMVLSWLLNSVSKEIATSIIYIDDASEMWNDLHDRFSQHNGPRIFQLQKAISSLSQENSSVSSYFTALKGLWDELDNYQPIPTCTCGALKIIVSYHQQQHVYQFLMGLNESYSQVRGQILLIDPLPSINKVFSLVIQEERQRLISSSSFSFNQNTTALLSKAVPPNRFAANRSYQNRKEKPICSHCGVPGHTMERCYKLHGFPPGYKFTKGRNAPHFASQVSNYTIPQLPITYEQCQQLMDMFKPPIPELESSVHQVPLSSQISADPIQGDTSTNLTGASNFSITYPLSLLDTKHSVFASSTSLTQQNSLTNSVKAPWIIDTGATDHMICSISFFTTFTSVTSKTVRLPNGQHASVTHVGTIKISESFTLTDVLCIPSFSFNLISVSKLVKSLQCCFIFLSKFCFIQHLTSWRTIGVGEDAGGLYHLLQNPVSVLPLNSVNFSSFKFNNAVTSLASTSFFVESVNASLWHFRLGHPSDLPLKMLNFPCNSSASS is encoded by the coding sequence ATGATGATGGCACTCTCGGCCAAAAACAAGCTGGATTTTGTTAATGGCACTCTGTCGAAGCCCTCCAATCTTGCTGATTCCACTGGTTTGGCATGGACTAGATGTAATAATATGGTTCTATCGTGGTTATTGAACTCAGTTTCAAAGGAGATCGCCACAAGTATCATCTATATCGATGATGCTTCTGAAATGTGGAACGACCTTCATGATCGTTTTTCTCAGCACAATGGGCCGCGTATTTTCCAGCTCCAGAAGGCTATTTCTTCTCTGTCACAGGAAAATAGTTCTGTAAGTTCCTATTTTACTGCATTGAAAGGTTTATGGGATGAGCTGGATAACTATCAACCAATTCCTACATGCACCTGTGGAGCTTTGAAGATTATCGTGTCTTATCACCAGCAACAGCATGTTTACCAATTCCTGATGGGGTTGAATGAGAGTTATTCCCAGGTTCGAGGACAAATTTTGTTGATTGATCCACTTCCCTCTATTAATAAAGTCTTCTCCCTTGTTATTCAAGAGGAAAGGCAACGATTGATTTCTTCTTCCAGTTTTTCCTTCAATCAGAACACTACTGCCTTGCTTTCAAAGGCTGTTCCTCCAAATCGTTTTGCTGCTAATAGATCTTATCAGAATCGTAAGGAAAAGCCCATATGCTCTCATTGTGGTGTTCCTGGACACACTATGGAAAGGTGTTATAAGCTTCATGGCTTTCCCCCTGGTTACAAATTCACCAAAGGAAGGAATGCTCCACATTTTGCTAGTCAAGTCTCTAACTACACTATTCCTCAGTTGCCTATCACCTATGAACAATGTCAGCAGCTTATGGACATGTTCAAGCCTCCAATTCCAGAACTTGAATCTTCTGTCCATCAAGTTCCACTCTCCAGTCAGATTTCAGCAGATCCTATTCAAGGTGACACTTCTACCAATCTGACAGGTGCAAGTAATTTCTCAATTACCTATCCATTATCTCTCTTAGATACAAAACATTCAGTTTTTGCATCTTCTACTTCTCTAACTCAACaaaattcattaacaaattCTGTCAAAGCTCCTTGGATCATTGATACTGGAGCTACAGATCACATGATCTGTTCTATTTCATTTTTCACCACTTTCACTTCTGTTACTTCAAAAACAGTAAGGTTACCTAATGGACAGCATGCATCAGTTACTCATGTTGGCACAATTAAGATTTCAGAATCTTTTACATTAACTGATGTGCTTTGTATTCCttctttttcattcaatttgatATCTGTTAGTAAGTTGGTTAAAAGCTTACAGtgttgtttcattttcttatcaAAATTCTGTTTCATTCAGCACCTTACAAGTTGGAGAACGATTGGTGTGGGTGAAGATGCTGGAGGTCTATATCATTTGCTGCAAAATCCAGTTTCTGTTTTACCTTTGAATTCTGTAAATTTCAGTTCTTTCAAGTTTAATAATGCAGTCACTAGTTTGGCATCTACTAGTTTTTTTGTTGAATCTGTCAATGCTAGTTTGTGGCATTTCAGATTAGGACATCCCTCTGACTTGCCTTTAAAGATGCTTAATTTCCCCTGTAATTCCTCAGCTTCTTCATGA
- the LOC132167770 gene encoding uncharacterized protein LOC132167770, translating into MEEIYSTDKTPTQRVGWKHSTELHGDFSTLSPTSKRVPEQSIFPSPPPTPMVPKKCLRRIFMGTTASSPVFRALFTSSDDGCHAGEKTPTTKWVQEQSSSPSMPPTPMVLNKCRRRCTFMDTTAGSPVCKALFASSAAIDDDGSNTGEKTPSPKRVMEEQNSPTTPPTPMVRKKCRCRILMGTTAGAVSPVCGPLFA; encoded by the coding sequence ATGGAAGAAATTTATTCCACCGACAAAACTCCGACCCAGAGGGTGGGGTGGAAGCATTCCACCGAGTTGCATGGGGATTTCTCAACCCTGTCTCCGACCTCCAAAAGGGTGCCGGAGCAATCAATTTTCCCGTCTCCGCCACCGACTCCCATGGTTCCCAAGAAGTGCCTTCGCCGCATATTCATGGGTACCACCGCCAGTAGTCCTGTTTTCAGGGCTTTATTTACTTCATCTGATGATGGGTGTCATGCCGGCGAGAAAACTCCAACAACCAAATGGGTGCAGGAGCAATCAAGTTCCCCATCTATGCCTCCAACTCCCATGGTTCTCAACAAGTGCCGCCGCCGCTGCACATTCATGGATACCACCGCCGGTAGTCCTGTTTGCAAGGCTTTATTTGCTTCATCTGCTGCTATTGACGATGATGGGAGTAATACCGGCGAGAAAACTCCGAGCCCCAAAAGGGTGATGGAGGAACAAAATTCCCCCACTACGCCTCCTACTCCCATGGTTCGCAAGAAGTGCCGCTGCCGCATACTCATGGGTACCACTGCTGGCGCCGTTAGTCCTGTTTGTGGCCCTTTATTTGCTTGA
- the LOC132167764 gene encoding lysine-specific demethylase JMJ13-like gives MESRMIHKVKHRTNKRTQIPVKDTKAFTSCGVKVVTDKNCFSQSTAKEVSSKYKVDKFDLRDQEWTEKISSCPVYRPSEMEFEDPVIYLQNIAPEASKYGICKIIPPINASVPADMVLMKELRNFKFETVLQPLRLAKWDVNDKVSFYRRGRKYTYREFERIANKLARRFPCSSFIPPEYMEKVFWHELAHGKKRTVEYGVNVDGSAFSCDPNDQLGKSKWNLKILPRLPNSILRLIERDIPGVTHPMLYIGMLFGMFAWHVEDHYLYSINYHHSGAPKTWYGVPGHAALQFERVAHDHVYSCDNFSANGEDGAFELLAEKTTMFPPSILLEHNVPVYKAVQMPGEFVITFPRAYHAGFSHGFNCGEAVNFASGDWFPMGELARQRYALLNKIPMLPYEELLCNEAMLLFKYSMQKNYGDDTFKDSVSQRSVKVSFVRLIQLHKQVLERLEVSSTYPHAQRTLVCSLCKRDCYLAYNLCEWCYSDPICLFHGINSLHCSCGNERTIFLREDFSAMEDAAQKFEQEEEILLKLQKETNFGDDMRLQ, from the exons ATGGAATCCAGAATGATCCATAAAGTTAAGCATCGAACTAATAAGAGAACGCAAATACCAGTGAAGGACACAAAAGCTTTCACATCATGTGGGGTGAAAGTTGTTACTGATAAGAATTGCTTCTCTCAGTCCACTGCAAAAGAGGTATCTTCAAAGTACAAAGTGGATAAGTTTGACCTTAGAGATCAAGAATGGACAGAAAAAATTTCATCGTGTCCTGTATACCGTCCATCAGAGATGGAGTTCGAGGATCCTGTAATTTATCTGCAAAACATTGCTCCTGAAGCTTCCAAATATG GAATCTGCAAGATTATTCCTCCAATAAATGCTTCTGTTCCAGCTGACATGGTACTAATGAAAGAACTCAGAAACTTCAAGTTTGAAACTGTTCTGCAACCTCTTCGTCTGGCTAAATGGGATGTAAATGACAAGGTCTCGTTCTATAGGAGAGGAAG gaaatATACCTACCGTGAGTTTGAGAGAATAGCAAACAAGTTGGCTCGTCGATTTCCTTGTTCTTCATTTATTCCTCCTGAGTACATGGAAAAGGTGTTCTGGCATGAATTGGCCCATGGAAAGAAACGAACAGTTGAATATGGAGTCAATGTTGATGGCAGTGCCTTTTCATGTGATCCTAATGATCAGCTAGGGAAAAGCAAATGGAACTTGAAG ATTCTGCCAAGGCTTCCAAATTCCATTTTGCGTTTGATTGAAAGAGATATACCG GGAGTAACCCATCCAATGCTTTACATTGGAATGCTATTTGGTATGTTTGCATGGCATGTGGAAGATCACTATCTATACAG CATTAATTATCATCACTCTGGTGCGCCAAAGACTTGGTATGGCGTCCCTGGTCATGCAGCTCTTCAGTTTGAAAGGGTAGCCCATGATCATGTGTATTCTTGTGATAACTTTTCGGCCAATGGAGAGGATGGTGCTTTTGAACTGCTTGCAGAAAAAACAACAATGTTTCCTCCAAGCATTCTCCTAGAACACAATGTACCTGTGTACAAGGCTGTCCAGATGCCTGGGGAGTTTGTTATAACCTTTCCAAGAGCATATCATGCAGGATTTAGCCATg GTTTTAACTGTGGTGAAGCAGTTAACTTTGCTAGTGGTGATTGGTTCCCAATGGGGGAGCTGGCTAGGCAACGTTATGCTCTTCTTAACAAGATCCCAATGCTACCTTATGAGGAACTTCTCTGTAACGAAGCAATGCTTCTATTCAAATATTCTATGCAAAAAAATTATGGTGATGATACATTCAAAGATTCTGTCTCTCAACGTTCTGTTAAGGTTTCTTTTGTACGCCTCATACAACTGCATAAGCAGGTTCTTGAGCGCTTAGAAGTATCATCTACTTACCCACATGCTCAAAGAACTCTAGTATGCAGCCTCTGCAAGAGAGACTGTTACTTGGCATATAATTTGTGCGAGTGGTGCTATTCTGATCCCATCTGCCTTTTTCATG GGATTAATTCACTTCATTGTTCGTGTGGGAATGAACGTACGATTTTCCTGAGGGAGGACTTTTCAGCAATGGAAGATGCAGCTCAAAAATTTGAGCAGGAAGAGGAAATATTGCTGAAGCTtcagaaagaaacaaattttgGTGATGACATGCGACTGCAATGA